From one Thermatribacter velox genomic stretch:
- a CDS encoding C4-dicarboxylate TRAP transporter substrate-binding protein, with amino-acid sequence MKSFKWISVLVVLTFVCFLLAGLAMAVPKYVLKFNHVLGAAEPYHEGFLKWAKAVEERTNGDLKIEVYHSAQLGVEEDILEQIRAGANIGQNTDSARMGMYVPEIAVMNAAYFIDFMGAKTPEEVMETLRKIKESEVMKKWLRDLEEKYGFKVLSFMWVQGYRHFITNKPIRTPEDLKGLRIRTPGAPIWQESIRALGAQPVAVNFGEIYTAVQTKAVDGAELVYANVVAASLYEVLKYMSETGHILLINFEVVSSKWFNSLPPEYQQILVEECDKAGVETSLKIMQELEESFKQQAIEKGLQVITDVDKEAFMKAAEKAYEKLNLVKTRNALMEAIKEE; translated from the coding sequence ATGAAAAGTTTCAAATGGATTTCGGTACTGGTTGTTTTAACCTTTGTTTGCTTTCTCCTTGCGGGTTTAGCGATGGCTGTTCCCAAATATGTTTTGAAATTTAACCATGTTTTGGGTGCAGCCGAACCGTATCACGAGGGTTTTTTGAAATGGGCCAAGGCTGTTGAAGAACGGACCAATGGCGATTTGAAAATCGAAGTATATCACAGCGCACAGTTAGGAGTCGAGGAAGACATTTTGGAACAAATCAGGGCGGGGGCAAACATTGGTCAAAACACTGATTCAGCGAGAATGGGTATGTATGTACCTGAGATTGCAGTTATGAATGCAGCTTACTTCATTGATTTCATGGGTGCTAAGACACCGGAAGAAGTTATGGAAACACTCAGAAAGATCAAAGAATCGGAAGTCATGAAGAAGTGGCTTAGGGATCTCGAGGAGAAATACGGTTTTAAGGTGCTTTCCTTCATGTGGGTTCAGGGCTACCGGCATTTTATAACTAATAAACCCATTCGGACTCCCGAGGACCTCAAGGGTTTGAGAATCAGAACGCCGGGAGCGCCTATCTGGCAGGAATCAATTCGCGCTCTTGGGGCACAGCCAGTAGCAGTTAACTTTGGAGAAATCTATACAGCCGTGCAGACCAAGGCGGTTGATGGTGCTGAGTTGGTATATGCTAATGTTGTTGCTGCCTCTCTTTACGAAGTTTTGAAATACATGTCGGAAACAGGGCACATATTGCTGATTAACTTTGAGGTGGTCAGCTCTAAATGGTTTAACAGCTTGCCGCCTGAATACCAGCAGATTCTGGTTGAAGAATGTGATAAAGCTGGCGTGGAAACCTCGCTTAAAATAATGCAAGAACTCGAAGAATCTTTTAAGCAGCAGGCCATTGAAAAGGGTCTTCAGGTTATCACTGATGTTGATAAGGAAGCTTTTATGAAGGCAGCAGAAAAAGCATACGAAAAGCTCAACTTGGTTAAGACACGAAACGCGCTTATGGAAGCAATTAAGGAGGAATGA
- a CDS encoding TRAP transporter small permease, with protein MHKIDFYLLKFEKNAAKVLVLSMVVLVFASGIARFLHYPINWAVDISTFMFAWACFFAVDVAWRENKMMRVDLFVKRFPKRTQRLFRLINYFIIMAFLVYLVIWGSYLSYTTRFRTFVGIPGFSYTWVTLSVPVGAALMFRTGLLKIRSEFLNLREATRA; from the coding sequence GTGCATAAAATCGATTTTTATCTTCTCAAGTTTGAGAAAAATGCTGCGAAGGTTTTGGTTTTGTCCATGGTGGTCCTGGTTTTTGCTTCGGGCATTGCCCGTTTCCTTCATTACCCTATCAACTGGGCTGTAGATATCAGTACCTTCATGTTTGCCTGGGCCTGTTTTTTTGCGGTTGATGTAGCCTGGAGAGAGAACAAAATGATGAGGGTAGATCTCTTTGTCAAAAGGTTTCCGAAAAGAACGCAGAGGCTTTTCAGGCTCATCAACTATTTCATAATAATGGCTTTTTTGGTTTATCTGGTGATTTGGGGTTCTTACCTTTCTTATACCACGCGGTTCAGGACTTTTGTGGGCATACCGGGTTTTAGCTACACCTGGGTCACCCTCAGTGTACCGGTGGGTGCGGCACTAATGTTTAGAACTGGCCTTTTGAAGATCAGAAGCGAATTTTTGAATTTACGAGAAGCTACCAGGGCTTAG